From Paenibacillus graminis, a single genomic window includes:
- a CDS encoding SDR family NAD(P)-dependent oxidoreductase codes for MSTLRNYVLKQVAEGSLNRQEAEGILTELRSLPKAEEDSVAIIGMAGKFPKSPNLSDFWRNLMEGNNCISEFPEQRKKDSSLIFDNPHYFEFLFDGEPPVVTEDRKNHARAGYLDEVDKFDAAFFGIPPREALYMDPLQRLFLETAWESIEDAGYGGAQTIGSRTGVFVGRDNTCTALYKYLTEADPMHLTGTWEGILASRISYIFNFKGPAMVIDTACSSGLVSVHLACQAIRNKECDMAIAGGIAHSFGGYFAHGKGSMDLGSVESKNYQIRTFDKDADGTVWGEGVGVLFLKPLKKALEDGDNIHALIRGSAINNDGSSNGITAPSVSAQEDVIQRAWNKAGINPETIQYVEAHGTGTVLGDPIEIKGLSNVFRTYTDKKQFCGIGSLKTNMGHMVGASGVASLLKVVLALKNRKLPPSRNFDNPNPYINFAESPLYVNDRLRDWKRNEAPRRAGVSSFGFSGTNCHVIVEEAPERVPLPDGPVHILALSAKTEAGVKALVRSYLDYCNNVTDLSLEDLCYTANTGRGHYTHRLALVFNHREELIERLETAEKTDFRWILGNGIFYSEHRTVPDTKVDRKSGEITDNEKGTHGRIATDLLLKTKGGALTEQTLMEVSNLYVRGAEVNWNLFYEGEGRLKISLPIYPFERIRYWANPKKSTIKNHSEVLEYIHPLVQRCVAETKDQQIYETEFSMQDHWVLSDHKIMGHYVLPGTTYVEIARVVGFRYFRTNQLEIRDLFYMSPLVVKENEKKCMQIIVTKEKNHLKCVMASREGGSTQNESWVVHAEGYIGQWSGEPPADVDIPALLAQAGEKPETINFDSDPHVFTFGPRWDNVKNLFFTKGNILIELGLLDTLRQDVNTFQIHPGLLDNAVNSTSQSIGEGTYLPLTYKSFKLYSNLPSSLYSFVRQKPGKTENGEVFTFDITLCDQSGRVLAEISNYSIKKAKEINKQFNKLITDKVDFYQMCWKPESLVSNSLDSGCVVLLHQPQDSLSQEVAVKLGRQGIEVISVISGTSYTKYNDNEYSVGWSHQDIECLLTELEHRQVTHFVHMVHCRSKLEEIIDAASFDHRQQQSVMWLFYTVKTLLQQKRSSDVRIVLVADSINQVNGKEPVLNPYSKSMFGLGKAIIQEYGNINCRALDIDDSVTAEIVVDELASVSTAYEAAYRNGMRYVEELAALQLPDEPEALQQLKNEGCYVITGGTGGLGLEIADYLADKGNINIALVSRSSFPGRDHWNSIIEQPGADKKQAHIIRMIRQIERKGAVITLVQSDVTDYSGISASLEALRNRFGAIHGLIHCAGVAGDGFILRKEEYVFRGVLDPKVKGAWNLEQLTRNDTLQFFLLFSSVTSLTGGAGQGDYTAANAFLDAFAERMRKKGINAKAINWPAWKEVGMAADYEVKEEYLNFRFIEREQAFQVMDLIINAPVARITPALINFPVLIRNQAALPFALSAALEDHMNTLKRSGTVWAADNSVSPIFAKVDLIGKSNADYSETEHIIGTIFGQVLGLEEVDVYESFNSMGGDSILATHLLKAIDNVMPNILDISDIFTYSSVIQMSDYINRKTSGNQAARSNSELQNNRSEQELSNLLDDMETGKLSVEDALKSLLN; via the coding sequence GTGTCAACTCTACGGAATTATGTGTTGAAGCAAGTTGCGGAAGGTTCTTTGAACCGCCAGGAGGCTGAGGGGATTCTCACGGAGCTGCGGAGTTTGCCAAAAGCGGAAGAGGACAGTGTGGCAATTATCGGAATGGCCGGAAAATTCCCGAAATCCCCGAATTTAAGTGATTTTTGGAGAAATCTGATGGAAGGAAACAATTGTATCAGTGAATTTCCAGAACAGCGTAAAAAAGACAGCAGTCTTATTTTTGATAATCCGCATTATTTTGAATTCCTGTTTGATGGGGAGCCGCCAGTTGTCACAGAAGACCGGAAGAATCATGCCAGGGCGGGGTATCTGGATGAGGTCGATAAATTTGATGCTGCTTTTTTTGGCATCCCCCCAAGAGAGGCTTTGTACATGGACCCGCTGCAGAGGCTTTTTCTGGAGACGGCATGGGAATCTATAGAGGATGCAGGCTATGGCGGAGCGCAGACGATAGGAAGCAGAACCGGTGTGTTTGTTGGAAGGGATAACACATGCACCGCTCTATATAAATACCTCACTGAAGCCGATCCGATGCATTTAACAGGTACATGGGAGGGGATACTGGCTTCCCGGATTTCCTATATATTTAATTTTAAGGGTCCGGCTATGGTAATAGATACAGCCTGTTCCTCCGGCCTTGTATCTGTCCATCTCGCGTGCCAAGCCATCAGAAACAAGGAATGTGATATGGCCATTGCGGGCGGTATCGCACATAGTTTTGGGGGCTATTTCGCCCATGGCAAGGGTTCAATGGATTTAGGCTCCGTCGAATCAAAAAATTACCAAATCCGTACCTTTGATAAGGATGCCGATGGAACAGTTTGGGGTGAGGGAGTAGGCGTTTTGTTTCTGAAGCCGCTGAAAAAGGCTTTGGAAGATGGGGATAATATCCATGCTCTTATCAGAGGAAGTGCAATTAACAACGATGGATCGTCAAATGGAATAACCGCTCCCAGCGTATCTGCTCAAGAGGACGTCATCCAGCGCGCTTGGAATAAAGCCGGAATCAATCCTGAAACCATTCAGTATGTGGAGGCCCACGGAACAGGAACGGTTCTTGGGGATCCAATAGAAATCAAAGGTTTATCTAACGTTTTTCGCACTTATACGGATAAAAAACAGTTTTGCGGCATCGGCTCGCTCAAAACAAATATGGGCCATATGGTCGGGGCATCGGGAGTCGCTTCACTCCTTAAAGTGGTTTTAGCCCTGAAAAACCGCAAACTTCCGCCCAGCCGTAATTTTGACAACCCCAATCCCTATATTAATTTTGCTGAATCGCCTCTCTATGTAAATGACAGACTCAGGGACTGGAAGAGGAATGAGGCACCCCGACGGGCCGGAGTCAGCTCGTTCGGCTTCAGCGGGACGAATTGTCACGTTATTGTGGAAGAAGCACCGGAAAGAGTTCCGTTACCAGATGGGCCTGTCCATATTCTTGCGCTATCGGCTAAGACAGAGGCCGGGGTGAAAGCATTAGTCCGCAGCTACCTGGATTACTGCAATAATGTTACTGACCTTTCGTTAGAAGACCTGTGTTATACGGCGAATACGGGCCGCGGCCACTATACCCACAGATTGGCTCTGGTGTTTAATCATCGCGAGGAATTGATCGAACGGCTGGAAACTGCGGAGAAGACTGATTTCCGCTGGATTCTTGGCAACGGGATCTTTTACAGTGAGCACAGAACAGTTCCAGATACGAAAGTGGACCGGAAAAGTGGAGAGATTACTGACAATGAAAAGGGGACACACGGAAGGATTGCTACAGATCTGCTCCTGAAGACCAAGGGCGGGGCTCTGACTGAGCAGACTCTAATGGAAGTTTCCAATCTATATGTAAGAGGTGCGGAAGTCAATTGGAATCTCTTCTATGAAGGGGAAGGCAGATTGAAGATCAGTCTCCCTATCTATCCGTTTGAACGTATCCGCTACTGGGCCAATCCTAAGAAGAGCACCATTAAGAACCATTCGGAAGTCTTAGAGTATATCCACCCCCTTGTACAACGTTGTGTGGCCGAGACGAAGGATCAGCAAATATATGAGACGGAGTTTTCAATGCAGGATCATTGGGTTTTGTCAGACCATAAAATTATGGGGCACTATGTGCTGCCGGGAACAACGTATGTCGAGATTGCCAGGGTAGTGGGTTTCAGGTACTTCCGGACCAATCAATTGGAAATCCGCGATCTTTTTTATATGTCGCCGCTTGTAGTTAAAGAGAACGAGAAAAAGTGTATGCAAATCATTGTAACCAAAGAGAAAAATCATCTCAAATGTGTTATGGCCAGCCGGGAAGGCGGAAGCACCCAAAATGAAAGCTGGGTCGTGCATGCGGAAGGATATATCGGGCAATGGAGCGGGGAGCCGCCAGCGGATGTGGATATTCCGGCACTCCTGGCACAGGCTGGGGAGAAGCCTGAAACCATCAACTTTGATTCTGACCCACATGTATTTACCTTTGGCCCCCGTTGGGATAATGTGAAAAATTTATTTTTTACAAAGGGAAATATTCTGATTGAGCTTGGATTGTTGGATACACTCCGGCAGGATGTGAATACTTTTCAGATCCACCCCGGCTTGCTGGATAATGCAGTGAATTCAACGAGCCAAAGTATCGGTGAAGGGACCTATCTGCCGTTGACCTATAAAAGCTTTAAGCTGTACTCGAACCTCCCCAGTTCTTTGTACAGTTTTGTCCGGCAGAAACCGGGAAAGACCGAGAACGGAGAAGTTTTTACATTCGATATCACTCTTTGTGACCAATCCGGCCGTGTGTTGGCGGAGATTTCAAACTATTCCATTAAAAAAGCGAAAGAAATCAATAAACAATTCAATAAATTAATCACAGATAAAGTTGATTTTTACCAAATGTGCTGGAAGCCTGAAAGTCTTGTATCAAACAGTCTGGATAGCGGATGTGTCGTACTGCTTCATCAACCCCAGGATTCTCTGAGTCAGGAAGTTGCAGTAAAACTCGGCAGACAGGGTATAGAGGTCATTTCTGTTATATCCGGCACTTCATATACCAAATATAACGACAATGAGTATAGTGTGGGCTGGTCGCATCAGGATATTGAGTGCTTATTGACAGAGCTGGAGCACCGTCAAGTTACTCATTTTGTGCATATGGTTCATTGCCGCAGCAAACTTGAAGAGATTATAGATGCAGCTTCTTTTGACCATCGTCAGCAGCAAAGTGTGATGTGGTTATTTTATACGGTGAAAACCCTGCTGCAGCAAAAGAGAAGCAGCGATGTCCGGATTGTACTGGTTGCCGACAGCATCAATCAGGTGAATGGCAAGGAGCCTGTACTTAATCCGTACAGCAAATCAATGTTTGGTCTGGGCAAGGCTATTATTCAGGAATACGGAAATATCAATTGTCGTGCACTTGACATCGATGATAGCGTTACAGCTGAGATTGTAGTGGATGAACTGGCCTCAGTTTCAACCGCTTATGAGGCAGCCTATAGAAACGGCATGCGCTATGTGGAGGAATTAGCTGCGCTGCAGCTCCCGGATGAACCGGAAGCGCTACAGCAGTTGAAGAATGAAGGCTGTTATGTAATCACAGGAGGAACCGGAGGGCTGGGGCTGGAGATTGCCGATTATTTGGCTGACAAAGGGAACATAAATATCGCGCTGGTCAGCCGCAGCTCCTTCCCCGGCCGTGATCATTGGAACAGTATTATCGAACAGCCTGGAGCTGATAAGAAGCAGGCACATATTATTCGGATGATACGCCAGATTGAGCGCAAGGGCGCAGTAATAACACTGGTTCAATCGGATGTAACAGATTATTCCGGTATATCTGCATCGTTGGAAGCATTGCGGAACAGATTTGGGGCAATCCATGGTCTAATCCATTGCGCCGGTGTGGCGGGCGACGGTTTTATTCTCAGAAAAGAAGAATATGTGTTCAGAGGAGTTCTGGACCCGAAGGTTAAAGGGGCATGGAATCTGGAACAGCTGACCCGCAATGACACTTTGCAATTCTTCCTTCTCTTCTCTTCCGTTACAAGTTTGACGGGCGGAGCAGGGCAAGGCGACTATACGGCGGCCAATGCTTTTCTGGATGCATTCGCCGAACGCATGCGCAAGAAAGGGATAAATGCAAAGGCCATCAACTGGCCTGCATGGAAAGAGGTGGGAATGGCTGCTGATTATGAGGTGAAGGAAGAATACTTGAATTTCAGGTTCATTGAGAGAGAGCAGGCATTTCAAGTAATGGATTTGATTATCAATGCCCCGGTTGCAAGAATAACACCGGCACTAATCAATTTTCCTGTACTCATCCGTAATCAAGCTGCTCTGCCGTTTGCCTTATCTGCGGCTTTAGAGGATCACATGAACACGCTCAAACGAAGTGGTACCGTCTGGGCAGCGGACAACTCCGTGAGTCCCATTTTTGCCAAGGTTGATCTTATTGGAAAAAGCAATGCAGACTACAGCGAGACTGAACACATCATCGGAACCATTTTTGGACAAGTGCTTGGCCTCGAAGAAGTTGATGTGTATGAAAGCTTTAACTCGATGGGAGGCGACTCCATCCTGGCGACGCATTTATTAAAAGCAATCGACAATGTGATGCCAAATATCTTGGATATTTCGGATATCTTTACCTATTCGTCTGTCATTCAGATGTCTGATTATATTAACCGCAAAACTTCTGGCAATCAGGCTGCCCGTTCGAATTCCGAACTGCAAAACAATAGGTCAGAGCAGGAACTTTCCAATTTACTTGATGATATGGAAACCGGAAAGCTTAGTGTTGAAGATGCTTTGAAGTCTTTACTTAATTAA
- the fabD gene encoding ACP S-malonyltransferase, whose protein sequence is MKKTAFLFPGQGSQYIGMGKDLLAYEEARHVFEEASDSLGYDLMKMCLQGDIAELTRTENTQPAILTVSIAAFRTYMHLFGEKPSLLAGHSLGEITALTCADAIELGDAVRIARKRGLFMQEASKDVSGTMAAIGGIRGEEVEKVCRQVSAPDRIVVVSNYNAVNQTVISGVKEAVEQVCSMLEAQDALVHRLKVSGSFHSPIMAPAAAALEEELGRLRYKPLKYPVLSNVTGSLYEGHEQITDLLKKQMTHPVQWYASMQFMDRSGIQKAIELGPKNVLRNLMNSYSTEIDSYSLDTLADIKVLQEYQQKQQQAEGQERKTILSRCLAAVVCIPNMNWNNDEYQSGVVEPYQRIKHLEERLEAEQRNPGPEDIGEALAMLTSVMDTKKVTQEEREERFHQVLGGNSEYLHLLEQSLLHN, encoded by the coding sequence GTGAAAAAAACAGCTTTTTTATTCCCGGGCCAGGGGTCTCAATATATCGGAATGGGTAAAGACCTCCTTGCCTATGAGGAAGCGCGCCATGTATTTGAAGAAGCCAGTGATTCGTTAGGCTACGATCTAATGAAAATGTGCCTGCAGGGCGATATTGCCGAGCTTACCAGAACAGAAAATACCCAACCGGCAATATTAACAGTCAGTATCGCAGCATTCCGGACCTATATGCATTTATTTGGCGAGAAGCCTTCGCTGCTCGCTGGTCATAGTCTTGGAGAGATTACCGCATTAACCTGTGCGGATGCCATAGAGCTGGGGGATGCTGTAAGAATAGCCCGTAAAAGGGGGCTTTTTATGCAGGAGGCTTCAAAGGATGTTTCAGGAACTATGGCGGCCATCGGCGGTATTCGCGGCGAAGAGGTCGAAAAGGTGTGCCGGCAGGTATCCGCACCAGACAGAATTGTAGTGGTTTCCAATTACAATGCGGTTAATCAAACCGTCATATCGGGTGTAAAAGAAGCCGTTGAGCAAGTGTGCAGTATGCTGGAAGCGCAGGATGCGCTAGTTCACCGGCTGAAGGTAAGCGGGTCTTTTCACAGTCCGATTATGGCTCCGGCTGCTGCAGCCCTGGAGGAAGAACTGGGCAGGCTGCGCTACAAGCCGCTGAAGTATCCGGTGTTGTCAAATGTGACGGGTTCATTATACGAAGGGCATGAGCAAATTACAGATCTTTTGAAGAAGCAGATGACTCATCCCGTACAGTGGTATGCTTCAATGCAATTCATGGATAGATCCGGAATCCAGAAGGCAATTGAGCTGGGACCCAAAAATGTGCTTCGAAACCTGATGAATTCTTATTCAACGGAAATAGACTCGTATTCTCTGGATACGTTGGCAGATATCAAGGTCCTGCAAGAATACCAGCAGAAGCAGCAACAGGCTGAAGGTCAGGAAAGAAAGACGATCCTGTCCAGATGCCTGGCAGCAGTGGTGTGTATCCCTAACATGAATTGGAACAACGATGAATATCAAAGTGGAGTAGTCGAGCCGTACCAGAGGATAAAGCATCTGGAAGAACGGCTTGAAGCAGAGCAACGGAATCCCGGGCCTGAGGATATCGGGGAGGCATTGGCAATGCTGACTTCGGTCATGGATACGAAGAAGGTGACTCAAGAGGAAAGGGAAGAAAGATTCCACCAGGTTCTAGGCGGGAACTCTGAATATCTTCATTTATTAGAGCAAAGCCTGCTGCACAATTAG
- a CDS encoding type I polyketide synthase: protein MKKLFEMKESVLFEPRDRKPVVSVQTVNRNDIAIIGVSGRMGSAEEKNMLWEQLRSGQDAIADFPEVRKKRLEAYLIKKGVPRDRLSEIEFFNGAFLPEIDNFDCHLFSIPPKEAELMDPAQRIWLETVWETIEDAGYGGKLIRGTKTGVFLGHSDDFGVSYRDIIQTMNPSAVEHSGVGNIKSTIAGRIAYLLDLKGPSLIVDTACSSSLVAVHLACNSLRSNECDMAIAGGIKLQLLPVRPDNPFHVGLQLVGNIGAHDGRARTFDDRSDGTGMGEGTAAVLLKPLYLAVQDRDHIYAVIKGSAMNQDGTSIGITAPNSAAQEQVILDAWAKAGIDPGTITYMEAHGTGTPLGDPVEISGMERAFRKFTQHKQFCGVGSVKTNLGHLDNASGMAGLLKLIMSLQHQQLPPTIHFESPNKKINFVDSPVYVVNRLSPWHSGAGLRRCGISGFGLSGTNCHLVLEESHADHVSADEELLEKRYMFVLSAKSKKALHELVLRYQHLLDQQKILPNLGDICFTALTGREHFEHRIAMAVSCREELIRKIALLAASSIESLYDQGIFYGSHKLVPEAKPYKEPGDLTEDERMGMNGRAQHILNGYGECKDNDGVLSALCQYYIAGADVDWGALFTGKRHQKVSLPTYPFQKTKCWVQPLPEVLTPEQTVRQEMTVLHPLLHTLLADSSVARVFHTTFDVTSQWVLREHKIMGSYIVPGTTYLEMAREACRSYDAFQQVLEMEDVRFISPLRVDKEETSDVYTILKNYGDCIEFNVSSALSNGEWVIHAEGKVRPAKQQIAPEKVNMGHIAEMEQRDEVEQKKFSSAFIEVGERWKSIQQTYTHGDEALLHIVLPESFSDDLKEYVLHPSLMDCAMNGVNPHASNEYYLPYQYKKLTIYGPTPRSFYSSLLRSKGSNNDTATFDVKLFDESGTPFAVIHGYTVKKVRQAMNERTAPRNRFLYELGWTEQDYSFTKNPLLQGPWLVLQDAKGVGKPWLDFWKNQGKKLIIVEPGPVFMELAGDHYTVGSKDEDYIRLLEMASYKECTSIIHMGSLADSEYSNHLEELEDRLDMGLRSLFCLVKGLGNGKFGRNKPNLIVISNNVNAVTKQEPFLNPYGKALFGLAKTVEKEFPGMNCRCLDLELGADPAVVTGLTVEPDLGREVALRKNRCYQEVLRPLQLQKEASVRPYRQKGVYIITGGTGGIGLEIAQYLARFGNAHICLIHRSELPPKEQWLSVLETSGNTRLKLTIEKLMKLDSAEVEFSLHQADVTDVHTLERVLAEIRSRYGEIHGVFHGAGVAGDGILMRKDDKTFNRVTSPKIQGTLNLDYLTRQDHLDFFVVFSSISSFAITAGQGDYAAANAFLDAYAEYSTAAGRPMLSINWAPWLETGMAHDYQVDLQHSVFKGLSNKDAIGQLDQAMQMDLSRLIIGELNSAAGLESVSLPSLAAEIVQFWRPETRKARNLQASIEHTELSNSSVQMTGKNESGFTGTERKIGEIWANTLGLAAIDIYDNFYHLGGDSLIAIRLLKSLESAYPGVMDITDIFTYSSIVEMAAFIDRKNEDAGQKAAIPGSMTIPEILDLLAEGKITTSTADLLLSQYDEGR, encoded by the coding sequence TTGAAAAAGCTGTTTGAAATGAAAGAGTCTGTATTGTTTGAACCCAGAGACAGAAAACCTGTCGTGTCTGTCCAAACGGTAAATCGCAACGATATTGCAATTATCGGAGTCAGCGGACGAATGGGCAGTGCGGAGGAGAAAAATATGTTATGGGAGCAGCTTCGAAGCGGACAGGATGCAATTGCAGATTTTCCTGAAGTGCGCAAGAAGAGGCTGGAAGCGTATTTAATAAAAAAGGGTGTTCCACGGGACCGTTTATCCGAAATAGAATTTTTTAACGGAGCTTTTCTTCCTGAGATAGATAATTTTGATTGCCATTTATTTTCTATACCCCCGAAAGAAGCGGAATTAATGGATCCCGCCCAAAGAATCTGGCTTGAGACTGTTTGGGAAACCATTGAGGATGCAGGATATGGCGGAAAGCTCATTAGAGGTACCAAAACCGGAGTTTTCCTTGGTCATAGCGATGATTTTGGAGTCAGTTACAGAGACATTATCCAAACAATGAATCCTTCAGCTGTTGAGCACTCTGGTGTTGGAAATATTAAATCAACTATTGCCGGACGTATTGCATATCTCCTTGATTTGAAGGGGCCGAGTCTTATTGTCGATACCGCATGTTCGTCATCACTGGTGGCGGTCCATCTTGCATGCAACTCACTGCGCAGCAATGAATGTGACATGGCGATTGCCGGGGGCATCAAACTTCAGCTTCTTCCCGTCAGGCCGGATAATCCGTTTCATGTAGGGCTTCAGCTTGTCGGCAACATCGGAGCACATGACGGGAGGGCCCGTACCTTCGATGATCGTTCAGATGGAACAGGCATGGGGGAGGGAACAGCGGCAGTCCTGTTAAAACCGTTGTATCTGGCTGTACAGGACCGGGATCATATCTACGCTGTCATTAAAGGAAGTGCAATGAACCAAGACGGTACCTCTATTGGCATTACTGCCCCGAATTCTGCAGCACAGGAGCAGGTGATACTTGATGCGTGGGCAAAGGCGGGCATAGATCCCGGGACCATTACATATATGGAGGCTCATGGAACAGGGACTCCGCTTGGCGATCCTGTGGAGATTAGCGGAATGGAAAGAGCCTTCCGGAAATTCACGCAACACAAACAATTTTGTGGAGTCGGCTCAGTAAAAACGAATCTGGGTCATCTTGATAATGCTTCCGGGATGGCGGGTTTGCTTAAACTGATAATGTCTCTTCAGCATCAACAGCTGCCGCCGACGATACATTTTGAATCTCCCAATAAAAAAATTAATTTTGTCGATTCACCGGTTTATGTAGTGAATCGCTTGTCACCCTGGCATTCCGGGGCAGGGCTTCGCCGTTGCGGGATTAGCGGTTTTGGATTAAGCGGAACCAACTGCCACTTGGTGCTGGAGGAATCTCACGCAGATCATGTTTCTGCTGATGAAGAGCTATTGGAAAAGAGATATATGTTTGTTTTGTCGGCAAAGAGCAAAAAGGCACTGCACGAACTGGTTCTGCGATATCAGCATTTATTGGACCAGCAGAAAATCCTGCCGAATCTGGGGGATATCTGTTTCACTGCTCTTACCGGAAGAGAGCATTTCGAGCATCGGATCGCCATGGCTGTTTCCTGCCGGGAGGAGCTTATACGCAAGATTGCTTTGCTTGCGGCCAGCTCTATTGAGTCACTGTACGATCAGGGGATTTTTTATGGGTCGCATAAGCTGGTTCCCGAAGCCAAACCTTACAAGGAACCTGGCGATTTGACGGAAGATGAACGAATGGGGATGAACGGCAGAGCCCAGCATATATTGAACGGCTATGGAGAGTGTAAGGATAACGACGGGGTGTTAAGTGCACTGTGTCAATATTACATTGCAGGGGCTGATGTAGACTGGGGAGCACTATTTACCGGAAAAAGGCATCAGAAGGTTAGTTTGCCGACCTATCCCTTTCAGAAAACAAAATGCTGGGTCCAACCTTTGCCGGAGGTATTAACTCCAGAGCAAACTGTGAGACAGGAGATGACAGTATTACATCCTCTGCTGCATACCTTGCTTGCTGACTCAAGTGTGGCCAGAGTCTTTCACACTACATTCGACGTCACCAGTCAATGGGTTCTCCGGGAGCATAAGATCATGGGAAGTTATATCGTTCCGGGAACTACCTATTTGGAGATGGCTAGGGAAGCTTGCAGAAGCTATGATGCTTTTCAACAGGTGCTGGAGATGGAAGATGTGAGATTTATCTCCCCATTGCGTGTGGATAAGGAGGAAACTTCGGACGTCTACACCATCCTGAAAAATTATGGAGACTGTATAGAGTTCAATGTTTCAAGCGCTTTGTCCAATGGGGAATGGGTTATCCATGCAGAAGGAAAGGTGCGCCCTGCAAAGCAACAGATTGCTCCGGAAAAAGTAAACATGGGACACATTGCCGAAATGGAGCAACGGGATGAAGTAGAACAGAAAAAATTCAGTTCAGCTTTCATTGAAGTAGGGGAGCGTTGGAAAAGCATACAGCAGACTTATACGCATGGGGATGAAGCATTGCTTCACATTGTGCTGCCAGAGTCTTTTTCCGATGACTTGAAGGAGTATGTTCTTCACCCGTCTCTTATGGATTGTGCAATGAATGGAGTCAATCCTCATGCTTCGAATGAATATTATCTTCCTTATCAATATAAGAAATTGACCATTTACGGCCCAACACCCAGATCTTTTTACAGCTCTCTCCTGCGAAGCAAGGGTTCCAATAATGATACTGCTACATTCGATGTCAAATTATTCGACGAAAGCGGTACACCCTTTGCTGTTATTCATGGTTATACCGTCAAGAAGGTTAGACAGGCTATGAATGAAAGAACCGCTCCCAGGAACCGGTTTCTATATGAGTTGGGGTGGACAGAGCAAGATTATTCCTTCACCAAGAACCCGTTGTTACAAGGGCCATGGCTTGTTTTGCAGGACGCTAAAGGCGTGGGTAAACCATGGCTCGATTTCTGGAAAAACCAAGGAAAGAAACTCATTATAGTTGAACCGGGCCCGGTGTTTATGGAATTGGCGGGCGATCATTACACTGTAGGGTCCAAAGATGAAGATTATATACGATTGCTGGAGATGGCCTCCTACAAGGAATGCACATCTATTATTCATATGGGGTCATTGGCAGATTCTGAATATTCCAATCATTTGGAGGAGCTTGAAGACAGGCTGGATATGGGCCTTAGAAGCTTGTTCTGTCTGGTCAAAGGGTTGGGTAACGGAAAGTTTGGCCGGAACAAACCCAATCTGATTGTCATTTCAAATAATGTCAATGCAGTTACGAAGCAGGAGCCGTTTCTGAACCCTTACGGGAAAGCGCTATTTGGACTCGCTAAAACCGTTGAAAAAGAATTCCCGGGAATGAACTGCCGTTGCTTGGATCTGGAGCTGGGTGCGGACCCTGCGGTTGTAACAGGTTTGACTGTGGAGCCTGATTTGGGACGCGAAGTGGCTCTGCGCAAAAACCGCTGCTATCAGGAAGTGCTTCGGCCGCTGCAGCTTCAAAAAGAGGCGTCAGTAAGACCTTACCGGCAAAAAGGAGTTTACATTATCACGGGCGGAACGGGCGGCATTGGTCTTGAGATTGCCCAATATTTAGCCCGGTTCGGCAATGCGCATATCTGCTTAATCCATCGTTCGGAGCTTCCCCCGAAAGAACAATGGTTATCCGTATTGGAGACCAGCGGGAATACACGTCTGAAGCTGACCATCGAAAAGCTAATGAAACTGGATTCCGCTGAAGTGGAGTTCAGCTTGCATCAGGCGGATGTAACCGATGTGCATACGCTCGAAAGGGTTCTTGCTGAGATACGCAGCAGATATGGTGAAATTCATGGTGTTTTCCACGGCGCAGGGGTTGCAGGCGACGGGATCCTGATGCGAAAAGACGACAAAACGTTTAATCGTGTTACTTCTCCAAAAATACAAGGAACGTTGAACTTGGATTATTTAACGAGGCAGGATCACTTGGACTTCTTTGTTGTGTTCTCTTCGATCTCCTCATTTGCCATCACTGCAGGACAAGGAGACTATGCCGCTGCAAATGCTTTTCTGGATGCTTATGCAGAATACAGTACAGCAGCGGGAAGACCAATGTTAAGCATAAACTGGGCGCCATGGCTTGAAACAGGAATGGCCCATGACTACCAGGTCGATTTGCAGCACTCGGTTTTTAAAGGGCTATCGAACAAAGATGCTATCGGACAATTGGATCAGGCGATGCAGATGGATCTCAGCAGATTAATCATTGGCGAATTGAATTCAGCAGCGGGTCTTGAATCGGTGTCATTGCCTTCACTTGCGGCAGAAATAGTACAATTCTGGAGACCCGAAACCAGAAAGGCCCGGAATCTGCAAGCAAGCATAGAGCATACGGAACTGTCCAATTCATCTGTTCAAATGACCGGTAAAAATGAGTCTGGGTTCACAGGTACGGAAAGGAAAATCGGAGAAATATGGGCTAACACGCTGGGACTGGCTGCAATAGATATTTACGATAATTTTTATCATCTTGGCGGGGACTCTTTAATAGCGATCCGTTTGTTAAAGTCTCTGGAGAGCGCTTATCCGGGAGTAATGGATATTACGGACATTTTTACATACTCCTCGATAGTTGAGATGGCTGCTTTTATTGACAGAAAAAATGAAGACGCTGGACAAAAGGCGGCGATTCCCGGTTCGATGACGATTCCGGAAATCCTTGACTTGCTGGCTGAAGGAAAAATCACAACCTCGACTGCAGATTTGTTGCTGAGTCAGTACGATGAAGGGCGATAA